In a genomic window of Barnesiella propionica:
- a CDS encoding DUF4855 domain-containing protein, giving the protein MRIIRIKKIYISFIAIIGICFVRPVAATAAYPTDVVSDMALIYQGGTHRPEWTEDDLRPYVTHTFADGRTDWFFDSFLFFEFTDNWQIAFGYKYGTRNARKSDWEWLLNRIFEKEKSLDALNSCIEHYKTIIGEPSFKHKIVLGVVSPITDQTDWGSLDGETLNFTSRNDQIKAAKWYIDQLVKRFSEGAYNNLELVGFYWLEESTAKCGDLPKYISEYIHQLGKRFYWIPYWNAPGLYEWKELGFDIAFLQPNHFFNTSVIDARLRDACNLAKQFDMGLEMEFDANVLYEKEDSYYTRLETYIDAFDKYGVFEQSAIAYYSGTKAILDMYNSEYIENTLILDKIANHILERRKRHTDNETINTTNNITVIGGFGELYVSGAVKSIKVFTLNGIAVSENTRRVKCSPGIYMVVADGKAQKVIVR; this is encoded by the coding sequence ATGCGCATTATAAGAATTAAAAAAATATATATATCGTTCATTGCCATAATTGGTATCTGTTTTGTTCGTCCCGTTGCTGCTACTGCCGCTTATCCGACAGATGTCGTATCTGACATGGCCCTCATTTATCAGGGGGGAACCCATCGTCCGGAGTGGACGGAAGACGACCTGCGTCCCTATGTGACACACACTTTCGCAGACGGACGTACCGACTGGTTTTTCGATTCTTTTCTTTTTTTCGAATTTACCGACAACTGGCAAATAGCATTCGGATACAAATACGGTACTCGAAACGCCAGGAAAAGCGATTGGGAATGGTTACTCAACAGGATATTTGAAAAAGAGAAATCTCTCGATGCATTAAATTCGTGTATTGAACATTATAAAACAATCATCGGAGAACCGTCATTCAAACATAAAATCGTGCTTGGGGTAGTCTCCCCTATTACCGACCAAACCGATTGGGGCAGTCTTGACGGAGAGACATTAAATTTCACATCCAGAAATGATCAGATAAAAGCGGCAAAATGGTATATAGACCAACTCGTGAAACGGTTTTCCGAAGGTGCATACAACAATCTTGAACTAGTAGGCTTCTACTGGCTGGAGGAGAGTACTGCCAAGTGTGGAGATCTGCCTAAATATATAAGTGAATATATTCATCAACTAGGTAAACGATTCTATTGGATTCCATACTGGAACGCCCCAGGATTGTATGAATGGAAAGAATTGGGATTCGATATTGCTTTTTTACAACCCAACCACTTTTTTAATACGTCCGTAATTGACGCCCGTTTACGTGACGCATGCAACCTCGCAAAACAATTCGATATGGGATTGGAAATGGAGTTCGATGCCAACGTATTATATGAAAAAGAAGATTCGTATTATACCAGACTGGAGACTTATATCGACGCATTCGATAAATACGGCGTATTCGAACAATCGGCCATAGCCTATTATTCCGGTACAAAAGCAATACTCGACATGTATAATTCAGAATATATCGAGAACACTCTTATTCTCGATAAGATAGCGAATCATATACTGGAAAGACGGAAACGGCACACAGACAATGAAACAATCAATACAACAAACAATATCACCGTAATCGGCGGGTTCGGAGAGTTATACGTATCAGGAGCCGTCAAATCTATAAAAGTTTTTACTTTGAACGGGATCGCAGTCAGTGAGAATACCAGAAGAGTAAAATGTTCTCCGGGGATCTATATGGTCGTCGCAGATGGAAAAGCCCAAAAAGTAATTGTACGATAG
- a CDS encoding SGNH/GDSL hydrolase family protein: MKRIEIILIILLSVFNASGNKLHIPETPGSDSLKYVEASQFRIIGKIYNDSAPEFSRIPDFLKSSTRKAVWNLGQNSAGIAVRFRSNSSIISVKWENKFNNHMNHMAPVGVRGLDLYCYTDGKWKFVNSAQPSDNKINTWKIINGMNPVDREYMLYLPLYDGVASLQIGIDPLSYIEQPELPSPAGKKPVVFYGSSIMQGACASRPGMAATNIIGRVLEIETINLGFSGNAFIDYEVAKMMAEVDASAYILDYVPNASPEQIVEKTEKFVQILRTAHPDVPLIFVEDPIFTHSVFDNKIAREIQEKNDAINKIFSLLKKKGLKNIYLVKGTSLTPEDEEFTVDGIHFTDCGFKQYVKVMLPLLKTIINQ, encoded by the coding sequence ATGAAACGCATCGAGATCATATTAATAATATTATTATCTGTTTTCAACGCTTCAGGAAATAAATTGCACATACCTGAAACACCCGGAAGCGATTCGCTAAAATACGTCGAAGCATCACAATTCCGTATTATCGGAAAAATATATAATGATTCCGCACCTGAATTTTCCCGTATTCCCGATTTTCTAAAATCATCTACCAGAAAAGCTGTATGGAATCTGGGACAAAATTCAGCCGGCATTGCCGTGCGTTTTCGTTCCAACTCTTCCATTATTTCGGTAAAATGGGAAAACAAATTTAATAATCACATGAATCACATGGCTCCTGTCGGAGTCAGAGGACTCGACCTTTATTGTTATACGGATGGTAAATGGAAATTTGTAAACAGTGCACAGCCCTCCGATAATAAAATAAACACATGGAAAATAATAAACGGCATGAATCCTGTCGACCGGGAATATATGCTTTATCTTCCGCTATACGATGGCGTTGCGTCGTTGCAAATCGGGATCGATCCCCTATCTTATATAGAGCAACCGGAGCTTCCGTCACCTGCCGGTAAAAAACCTGTCGTATTTTATGGAAGCAGCATCATGCAGGGCGCATGTGCATCGCGTCCCGGAATGGCTGCTACAAATATCATCGGAAGGGTTTTGGAGATAGAAACTATTAACCTGGGATTCAGTGGAAACGCTTTCATAGATTATGAAGTCGCAAAAATGATGGCGGAGGTGGATGCTTCTGCCTACATACTGGATTATGTTCCTAACGCTTCTCCCGAACAAATTGTGGAAAAGACTGAAAAATTCGTACAAATATTAAGAACCGCACATCCTGATGTCCCTTTAATATTTGTCGAGGATCCTATTTTTACTCATTCTGTTTTCGACAATAAAATAGCACGGGAGATACAGGAAAAAAATGATGCTATAAACAAGATATTTTCTTTGTTAAAGAAAAAAGGACTTAAAAATATTTACTTAGTAAAGGGAACATCTTTAACACCTGAAGACGAAGAGTTCACCGTAGATGGGATTCATTTCACGGATTGCGGATTTAAACAATATGTGAAAGTCATGTTACCTCTGTTGAAAACAATAATTAATCAATAA